One stretch of Astatotilapia calliptera chromosome 3, fAstCal1.2, whole genome shotgun sequence DNA includes these proteins:
- the actn3b gene encoding alpha-actinin-3b, giving the protein MTAVETQITYTNSYTIQHEDAYMTQEEDWDRDLLLDPAWEKQQRKTFTAWCNSHLRKAGTQIENIEEDFRNGLKLMLLLEVISGERLPKPDKGKMRFHKIANVNKALDFICSKGVKLVSIGAEEIVDGNVKMTLGMIWTIILRFAIQDISVEETSAKEGLLLWCQRKTAPYRNVNVQNFHISWKDGLALCALIHRHRPDLIDYSKLRKDDPIGNLNTAFEVAEKYLDIPKMLDAEDIVNTPKPDEKAIMTYVSCFYHAFAGAEQAETAANRICKVLAVNQENEKLMEEYEKLASELLEWIRRTIPWLENRVAEQTMRAMQQKLEDFRDYRRVHKPPRVQEKCQLEINFNTLQTKLRLSNRPAFMPSEGKMVSDIANAWKGLEQVEKGYEEWLLTEIRRLERLDHLAEKFKQKCAMHEAWTTGKEDLLSQKDYESASLMEIRALMRKHEAFESDLAAHQDRVEQIAAIAQELNELDYHDAATVNTRCQGICDQWDNLGTLTQKRRDSLERVEKLWETIDQLYLEFAKRAAPFNNWMDGAMEDLQDMFIVHSIEEIQSLITAHDQFKATLPEADKERMATLGIHNEILKIAQTYGIKLSGINPYTNLSSQDISTKWDTVKHFVPLRDQMLQEEVARQQANERLRRQFAAQANIIGPWIQTKMEEISHVSVDIAGSLEEQMNSLKQYEQNIINYKSNIDKLEGDHQLIQESLIFDNKHTNYTMEHIRVGWEQLLTTIARTINEVENQILTRDAKGISQEQLNEFRASFNHFDRKRNGMMDPDDFRACLISMGYDLGEVEFARIMTLVDPNNTGVVTFQAFIDFMTRETAETDTAEQVMASFKILASDKNYITVEELRRELPPEQAEYCITRMTRYVGPDCPSGALDYISFSSALYGESDL; this is encoded by the exons GTGAGAGGCTGCCCAAACCCGACAAAGGCAAGATGCGTTTCCACAAGATCGCCAACGTTAACAAAGCTTTGGACTTCATCTGCAGCAAGGGGGTCAAGCTGGTGTCTATTGGTGCTGAGG AAATCGTCGACGGTAACGTGAAGATGACTCTTGGTATGATCTGGACCATCATCCTGCGTTTTGCCATCCAGGACATCTCTGTGGAAG AGACCTCTGCTAAGGAGGGTCTGCTGCTGTGGTGCCAGAGGAAGACTGCCCCCTACAGGAACGTCAATGTACAGAACTTCCACATTAG ttGGAAGGATGGCCTGGCCCTGTGTGCCCTCATCCACAGACACAGACCCGACCTCATTGACTACTCCAAACTGAGAAAG GACGACCCCATCGGTAACCTGAACACCGCCTTCGAGGTGGCTGAGAAGTACCTGGACATCCCGAAGATGCTCGACGCTGAAG ATATCGTGAACACACCCAAACCTGACGAGAAGGCCATCATGACCTACGTGTCCTGCTTCTACCACGCCTTCGCCGGCGCAGAACAG GCCGAGACAGCTGCCAACCGTATCTGCAAGGTGCTGGCCGTCAACCAGGAGAACGAGAAACTGATGGAGGAGTACGAGAAGCTGGCCAGCGAG CTTCTCGAGTGGATCCGTCGCACCATCCCCTGGCTGGAGAACCGCGTGGCGGAGCAGACCATGCGCGCCATGcagcagaagctggaggatttCCGTGACTACCGTCGCGTCCACAAGCCGCCCCGCgtgcaggagaaatgccagctgGAGATCAACTTCAACACCCTGCAGACCAAGCTGAGGCTCAGCAACAGGCCCGCCTTCATGCCCTCTGAGGGCAAGATGGTGTCG GACATCGCAAATGCCTGGAAAGGTCTGGAGCAGGTGGAGAAGGGTTACGAGGAGTGGCTGCTGACAGAGATCCGCCGCCTGGAGAGACTCGACCACCTGGCCGAGAAGTTCAAGCAGAAGTGCGCCATGCACGAGGCCTGGACTACAG gtaagGAGGATCTTCTGTCCCAGAAGGACTACGAGTCGGCCTCTCTGATGGAGATCAGAGCCCTGATGAGGAAGCACGAGGCCTTCGAGAGCGACCTCGCCGCTCACCAGGACAGGGTGGAGCAGATCGCCGCCATCGCTCAGGAGCTGAA tGAGCTGGACTACCACGATGCTGCTACAGTCAACACCCGCTGCCAGGGTATCTGTGACCAGTGGGACAATCTGGGCACTCTCACCCAGAAGAGGAGGGATTCACTGGAG CGTGTGGAGAAGCTGTGGGAGACCATTGACCAGCTGTACCTGGAGTTCGCCAAGCGTGCGGCACCCTTCAACAACTGGATGGACGGAGCCATGGAGGACCTGCAGGACATGTTCATTGTCCACAGCATTGAAGAGATCCAG AGTCTGATCACAGCTCACGACCAGTTCAAGGCTACTCTGCCCGAGGCCGACAAGGAGCGCATGGCCACTCTGGGCATCCACAACGAGATCCTGAAGATCGCCCAGACCTACGGCATCAAGCTGTCCGGGATCAACCCGTACACCAACCTCTCCTCCCAGGACATCAGCACTAAGTGGGACACT gtgaagcaCTTCGTGCCCCTCAGAGACCAAATGCTCCAGGAGGAGGTGGCCAGGCAGCAGGCCAATGAGAGACTGAGGCGCCAGTTCGCCGCTCAGGCCAACATCATCGGACCCTGGATTCAAACCAAGATGGAG GAGATCAGCCACGTGTCTGTGGACATCGCCGGCTCCCTGGAGGAACAGATGAACAGCCTGAAGCAGTACGAGCAGAACATCATCAACTACAAATCCAACATCGACAAACTGGAGGGAGACCACCAGCTCATCCAGGAGTCCCTCATCTTCGACAACAAGCACACCAACTACACCATGGAG CACATCCGTGTGGGCTGGGAGCAGCTGCTCACCACTATCGCCAGAACCATCAACGAGGTGGAGAACCAGATCCTGACCCGCGACGCCAAGGGCATCAGCCAGGAGCAGCTCAACGAGTTCAGGGCCTCCTTCAACCACTTCGACAGG AAGAGAAACGGCATGATGGACCCAGACGACTTCCGTGCCTGTCTCATCTCCATGGGTTACGATCTG GGTGAGGTGGAGTTTGCACGTATCATGACCCTGGTGGACCCCAACAACACGGGCGTTGTAACCTTCCAGGCCTTCATCGACTTCATGACCCGTGAGACCGCCGAGACCGACACTGCAGAACAAGTCATGGCCTCCTTCAAGATCCTGGCTTCAGACAAG AATTACATCACGGTGGAGGAGCTGCGCAGGGAGCTGCCTCCCGAGCAGGCGGAGTACTGCATCACCCGCATGACCAGGTACGTCGGACCGGACTGCCCCTCCGGCGCCCTGGACTACATCTCCTTCTCCAGTGCCCTCTACGGAGAGAGCGACTTATAA